In Pseudophryne corroboree isolate aPseCor3 chromosome 3, aPseCor3.hap2, whole genome shotgun sequence, a genomic segment contains:
- the LOC135057552 gene encoding putative nuclease HARBI1, translating to MMEPFSDQIVLFMLAASLMEEESADEHQDPGQQMSALGEPVLRVSFPRPRQYRTRRELEDLSEFEVIQNYRLSTRDIYSLYALLEADLEPRARSNRAISGFQKLLGTLHFLASGTFQPTLSQTCGFSQSTLSRCITQVIRAFRKLTIQYITFPETDSECREIKLGFYNKYKFPNVLGAIDCTHVQIRPPRNSEECFRNRKQFHSLNVQAVCDVNMRFLNIFVGFPGSSHDSFILSQSSLFDKFETGNMPGGWLLGDAGYPNKPWLLTPLSNPVGRAEKRYQEKHIASRGIIERAFGVLKSRFRCLDTSGGALLYSPSKVCGMVNACCILHNICVANRLPVTLRRSAFLRGNRSSALPVGMDEGEDSRRTVIQNFFAVT from the exons atgatggagcctttttctgaccagattgtgttgttcatgctggctgcaagcttgatggaggaagaaagtgcagatgaacatcaggatccaggtcagcaaatgtctgcattgggtgagccagtattgcgggtttcatttccacgtccacgccagtatcgcactaggcgtgaactggaggatctcagcgagttcgaggtgatacaaaattatcgcttatcgactcgcgacatatattcgctgtacgctctgttggaggccgacttggaacctcgggcacggtcaaatcgtgcaatcagcggttttcagaaactgctggggacgttacattttttggcgtcaggcacattccagcctacactgtctcaaacatgcggtttttctcaGTCGactctgtcgcgctgtataacccaagtcattagggctttccgcaaattgacgatccagtacatcacatttccagagacggacagcgaatgtcgtgagatcaaattaggcttttacaacaaatacaaatttcccaatgtgctgggcgcgattgactgtacccacgtgcagatcagaccgccacgtaattcagaggaatgttttcggaaccgaaaacagttccattccctgaacgtgcaggcggtctgtgatgtaaatatgagatttttgaatatttttgtgggatttcctggatcatctcacgactccttcatcctaagccagtcatcgctgtttgacaagttcgaaacaggaaacatgcctggtggctggctgttag gcgatgcgggttatccaaacaaaccgtggctgttgaccccattgtctaatcctgttggtagagcagaaaaacgttaccaagagaaacacattgcatcgaggggaataattgagcgtgccttcggtgtacttaaaagccggtttcgatgtttagacacttccggcggtgctcttttgtactcaccgtcgaaggtttgcggcatggtaaatgcatgttgtattttacacaacatatgtgtcgcaaaccgtttgccggtgactcttcgtcgtagTGCTTTCCTacgcgggaaccggtcttctgctctaccggtgggtatggacgaaggagaggattcccggcggacagtgatacaaaatttttttgcagttacct ag